From a region of the Neobacillus niacini genome:
- a CDS encoding endo-beta-N-acetylglucosaminidase: MIDLKKSQLLMAVFFGMCFILLWPNASFAKQPESSYWYPEQLLNWTPEKDPSAVFNRSQIPLAKREVLYKVNDHAQSDAKLVALSALNPTTSGVPSQGGRDFYANTFSYWQYVDLMVYWAGSAGEGIIVPPSGDVIDAAHKNGVPILGNVFFPPTVYGGKAEWVNQMLAQRADGSFPAADKLLEVANYYGFDGWFINQETEGVNAQTAEKMQEFLVYLQKHKQKDMQIMWYDSMTKDGQINWQNALTDKNSSFLQDGNKRVSDSMFLNFWWRDQQSSAAKAKELGRSPYDLFTGIDVEANGTSTNIPWQGIFPEGKAPITSLGIYRPDWAFKTSETMEQFYQKENEFWVGKSANPASTNDNGAWKGMAHYFTARTAIEKLPFVTHFNTGSGKFFAVDGKQVSEQSWNNRSLQDILPTWRWLKEGGQAVHVDFDWETSYYGGSSLKLSGAIDANNPTHIKLYKTNLPIQEDTEIALTYKTDLKKPNMKLGVSFIDTPNQFIYFDVKKQSLNQWITDSVKLKKFSGKNIAAISLLIESDNEVKDFTTNIGEIKVYNKQEKHNAIHSPKQGKVSKIEFTKGIYADVALAWEPSASDVSHYEIYRMLPNNEKEFVGATPNQVYFLSNLRRDGKETSTNLEIVAVNQEFKRSKPTTVTFEWPPYPKPEADFGADQTVAAPGEKIQFYNASSEVTEAVEWHFEGGTPSVSMEENPVVTYEKEGVYPVTLIAKNSEGESVLTKEAMITISEAAKDIKNVALNKIAIASGQCAPSEAAQYAFDGNVKSKWCALGDAPHWLKVDLGGQYAISKFVVRHAQAGGEPGAFNTQAFRIEVSTDGENWTEEVKVTDNTGAVSEHSITLTNARYVRLWTDKPTQGGDQAARIYDFEVHGFQK, translated from the coding sequence ATGATTGATTTGAAGAAAAGCCAATTGTTGATGGCTGTCTTTTTCGGCATGTGTTTCATCCTGTTATGGCCGAATGCAAGCTTTGCAAAACAACCAGAATCATCTTACTGGTATCCCGAACAACTATTAAACTGGACTCCAGAGAAGGATCCAAGCGCTGTGTTTAACCGCAGCCAGATTCCACTGGCCAAACGGGAAGTGTTATACAAAGTCAATGACCATGCACAATCTGATGCAAAGTTAGTGGCTTTGTCTGCTTTAAACCCTACGACGAGCGGGGTGCCTTCTCAAGGCGGGAGGGATTTTTATGCAAATACCTTTAGTTATTGGCAGTACGTTGATCTCATGGTGTACTGGGCTGGCTCTGCCGGTGAAGGCATTATTGTGCCGCCAAGTGGAGATGTGATTGACGCTGCCCATAAAAACGGCGTACCGATTTTAGGAAACGTTTTCTTCCCTCCTACTGTTTATGGCGGAAAGGCTGAATGGGTCAACCAAATGCTTGCTCAGCGGGCTGATGGATCCTTCCCGGCAGCGGACAAGCTGTTAGAAGTTGCAAACTACTATGGGTTTGACGGCTGGTTCATTAACCAAGAAACCGAAGGCGTAAACGCTCAGACTGCTGAAAAAATGCAGGAATTCCTAGTGTATCTTCAAAAACATAAACAGAAAGATATGCAAATTATGTGGTACGATTCGATGACGAAGGATGGTCAGATCAATTGGCAAAATGCTTTAACGGATAAAAATAGCAGCTTTTTACAGGATGGCAACAAACGTGTTTCTGACAGCATGTTTTTAAACTTTTGGTGGCGCGATCAGCAATCATCCGCTGCAAAAGCGAAGGAACTCGGCAGAAGCCCATATGACTTGTTTACTGGGATTGATGTGGAAGCGAATGGAACAAGCACAAATATTCCATGGCAGGGAATCTTCCCTGAGGGCAAAGCACCTATAACATCTTTAGGAATTTATCGTCCGGACTGGGCTTTTAAAACATCTGAAACAATGGAACAGTTTTATCAAAAGGAAAATGAATTCTGGGTTGGCAAATCCGCAAATCCTGCCTCAACAAATGATAACGGTGCGTGGAAAGGAATGGCACATTATTTCACGGCCAGAACCGCCATTGAGAAATTGCCATTCGTCACTCATTTTAATACAGGAAGCGGCAAGTTTTTCGCTGTCGATGGGAAGCAGGTAAGCGAACAGTCATGGAATAACCGCAGCCTGCAGGATATTCTCCCGACATGGCGCTGGCTGAAAGAGGGCGGACAAGCTGTTCACGTTGATTTTGATTGGGAAACTTCTTATTACGGCGGAAGCTCATTAAAGCTTTCAGGGGCCATTGATGCAAACAATCCAACACATATTAAACTTTATAAAACCAATCTGCCGATTCAAGAGGATACGGAAATCGCACTGACGTACAAGACAGATTTAAAAAAGCCAAACATGAAGCTTGGTGTCAGTTTCATCGACACTCCTAATCAATTTATCTATTTCGATGTGAAAAAACAAAGTCTTAATCAATGGATAACCGATTCGGTTAAACTGAAAAAATTTAGCGGTAAAAACATTGCAGCTATCTCGCTTTTAATTGAAAGTGACAACGAGGTGAAAGATTTTACAACAAATATTGGAGAAATCAAGGTTTATAACAAGCAAGAGAAGCATAATGCTATTCATTCTCCAAAGCAAGGAAAGGTAAGTAAGATTGAGTTTACCAAAGGGATTTATGCAGATGTCGCGCTTGCTTGGGAGCCGTCTGCTTCCGATGTGAGTCACTATGAAATTTACCGGATGCTGCCAAACAATGAGAAGGAATTTGTCGGTGCTACACCGAATCAGGTGTATTTCCTTTCCAATTTAAGGAGGGATGGGAAAGAAACTAGCACCAATTTAGAAATTGTTGCGGTGAACCAAGAATTCAAACGAAGCAAGCCTACCACTGTTACATTTGAATGGCCGCCATATCCAAAGCCAGAAGCAGATTTCGGGGCGGATCAAACGGTAGCGGCACCGGGAGAGAAGATTCAATTTTACAATGCATCTTCAGAGGTAACGGAAGCTGTGGAATGGCATTTTGAAGGTGGAACACCGTCTGTGAGCATGGAGGAAAACCCGGTTGTCACCTATGAGAAAGAAGGCGTTTACCCTGTTACCCTAATCGCGAAAAACAGTGAGGGTGAAAGTGTCCTGACAAAAGAAGCAATGATTACCATTTCCGAAGCTGCCAAGGATATTAAAAATGTTGCGTTGAATAAGATTGCCATTGCGAGCGGACAATGTGCTCCAAGTGAAGCGGCACAATATGCTTTTGACGGGAACGTAAAAAGTAAATGGTGCGCATTAGGGGATGCCCCTCATTGGCTAAAGGTGGATCTTGGCGGTCAATATGCTATTTCAAAATTCGTTGTTCGCCATGCACAAGCAGGCGGGGAGCCGGGTGCCTTTAATACCCAGGCATTCAGAATTGAAGTTAGTACGGACGGGGAAAACTGGACAGAGGAAGTGAAGGTAACAGATAATACAGGGGCTGTCTCAGAACACAGCATCACCTTGACAAATGCACGCTATGTCCGATTATGGACTGACAAGCCAACACAAGGCGGCGACCAAGCTGCAAGAATTTATGATTTCGAGGTTCATGGATTTCAAAAATAG
- a CDS encoding ABC transporter ATP-binding protein, which produces MSVFKKLKSFYLPYKKDFIWSTLFLMIMAGITVVYPIILQLTIDEVVLGGQYSWVPWISLGFIVVMAVKGLSAFIQHYLADMFGIKSVYSLRNALYEKLQRLSFSYYDNAKTGDLMSRLTADVEGFRFFVSFGFAEVLRFVIVVGASLCVMFYYSVSLTLVTIMALPFISIAVYKFDKAVHPAFRGIRESFGRLNTKVQENISGIHTVKALSKEQVEIERFNQSNQDYRSKQLYTASIWAKYFPLMELIGNISVVLLLGFGGYQVINGSLKPGELVAFYSLIWYILWPIMHLGFTINMFSQAKASGERLLEILEAKETIFDEEDVRSSEKIDGHVVFQNVTFQYQNEDTHALCQISFEAPSGSTIGLIGATGAGKTSIIQLLSRFYEPTSGDILIDGRQIKEYRLKTLRSQIGVVLQETFLFSSTVKANIAYGNPEASMEEITDAAKRADAHDFIMELPDGYNTMLGERGMGLSGGQKQRIAIARAICTNPSILILDDATSAVDMETEFHIQQALQEVMKGRTTFIIAHRISSLQHADEILVLDNGSIVERGTHEQLLASNGAYRRIYDIQYQDQKTIMQNAAR; this is translated from the coding sequence ATGTCAGTTTTTAAAAAATTAAAGTCGTTCTATCTTCCTTATAAAAAGGATTTCATCTGGTCAACGCTCTTTTTAATGATTATGGCTGGGATAACGGTGGTTTATCCAATTATTTTGCAGTTGACCATTGATGAAGTAGTGCTAGGCGGGCAATATAGCTGGGTGCCATGGATTTCCTTAGGATTTATCGTGGTGATGGCAGTCAAAGGATTGTCTGCCTTCATTCAGCATTATTTAGCGGATATGTTTGGCATTAAATCCGTGTATAGTTTGCGAAATGCCCTGTATGAGAAACTGCAGCGATTGTCATTTAGCTACTATGATAATGCAAAGACAGGAGATTTAATGTCTCGTTTAACCGCAGATGTTGAAGGTTTTCGTTTTTTTGTATCATTCGGTTTTGCGGAGGTTCTGCGTTTTGTCATTGTAGTAGGAGCCAGTTTATGTGTGATGTTTTACTATTCTGTTTCCCTTACTTTGGTTACCATTATGGCTTTACCGTTTATTAGCATTGCGGTGTACAAATTCGACAAAGCTGTACATCCCGCTTTTCGTGGAATTCGCGAATCATTTGGGCGCTTAAATACAAAGGTACAAGAAAATATCAGCGGCATCCATACCGTTAAAGCTTTATCCAAAGAGCAGGTGGAGATTGAACGGTTTAATCAGTCCAATCAAGACTACAGGAGCAAACAGCTTTATACCGCTTCCATTTGGGCGAAATACTTCCCACTGATGGAGTTAATTGGGAATATTTCAGTTGTACTACTACTTGGTTTCGGCGGCTATCAAGTCATCAATGGCAGCTTAAAACCAGGTGAACTTGTCGCATTTTACAGCCTTATTTGGTATATTTTATGGCCGATTATGCATCTCGGTTTCACCATTAATATGTTTTCTCAGGCGAAGGCTTCCGGTGAGAGGCTCTTAGAAATCTTAGAAGCCAAGGAAACGATTTTTGATGAAGAAGATGTAAGGAGCAGCGAAAAAATTGATGGTCATGTTGTATTTCAGAATGTAACCTTTCAGTATCAAAATGAGGATACACACGCTCTCTGTCAGATCAGTTTCGAGGCACCTTCAGGTTCAACCATAGGTTTAATTGGAGCCACTGGTGCTGGAAAGACCAGCATTATACAGCTTCTGTCACGCTTTTACGAACCGACGAGCGGGGATATTCTAATCGATGGCCGGCAAATTAAGGAATATCGGTTAAAGACCTTAAGATCCCAGATTGGAGTAGTATTGCAGGAGACCTTTCTCTTTTCATCAACTGTTAAAGCAAATATTGCTTATGGGAACCCGGAGGCATCAATGGAAGAAATTACCGATGCGGCTAAACGTGCCGATGCTCATGACTTTATTATGGAGCTCCCAGATGGATATAACACGATGCTAGGGGAGAGGGGAATGGGTCTTTCTGGGGGGCAAAAGCAGCGGATTGCCATCGCCCGTGCCATCTGTACGAATCCAAGTATTCTCATCTTAGATGATGCCACAAGCGCTGTGGACATGGAAACAGAATTTCACATTCAACAAGCACTTCAAGAAGTCATGAAGGGGAGAACAACCTTTATTATTGCCCACCGTATTTCTTCGCTGCAGCATGCAGATGAAATCTTGGTATTGGACAATGGAAGCATTGTTGAACGGGGAACACATGAGCAGCTTCTCGCTAGTAATGGAGCATATCGAAGAATTTATGATATTCAATATCAGGACCAAAAGACCATTATGCAGAATGCAGCAAGGTAG
- a CDS encoding ABC transporter ATP-binding protein, translated as MEEIQRKKQILERFHYSQDQVIDKSFNWKQMWRLLQYIKPYAKNLLPLSFMTVIISAAIRLLIPILIGVYTLDRALIEKDTNLLIQLVSIIAGLYVLSYIVNALRIRWMNQLGQNVIYDLRKHLFTHVQSLSHRFFDQRSAGSILVRIMNDINSLQELFTNGVINLLTDFLLLIATIFILFSINAKLTIAIMVILPIMFFISTNLRKKIRLSWQQVRLIQSKINSHLNESIQGIRVTQTFTQESENNQFFKEMNKDNFETWQQAVRKNAMFGPFVEITNAIGTAILIWYGAVLIMNGECTIGEFVSFAFYLGMFWEPISRLGQLYNQLLIGMASSERIFEFLDERPLVAEAAKPLVLPSIQGNIDFEDVEFSYNSDRKALNGVSFSIKAGETAALVGHTGSGKTTIANLVSRFYDATAGVVKIDNHPIQELSIANLRSQISVVLQDTFIFSGTIMENIRFGNPRASDEEVIAAAQAVGADTFITKLSNGYQTEVEERGNVLSVGERQLLSFARALLAYPKILILDEATASIDTETEVKIQNALRTLLKGRTAIMIAHRLSTIREADKIIVLDHGEILEQGNHEQLMEKQGVYYELVRAQYKM; from the coding sequence ATGGAAGAAATTCAGAGGAAAAAACAAATATTGGAGCGTTTTCACTACTCACAGGATCAGGTGATTGATAAATCATTTAACTGGAAACAAATGTGGCGGTTATTACAATATATAAAACCTTATGCAAAGAATTTACTGCCGCTTTCGTTCATGACGGTAATCATTTCAGCAGCGATCCGTTTACTTATTCCGATATTAATTGGGGTGTATACCCTTGACCGCGCACTCATTGAAAAAGATACAAATCTGTTAATTCAGCTTGTAAGTATCATTGCCGGGTTATATGTATTGTCCTATATCGTCAATGCATTAAGGATCCGCTGGATGAACCAGCTGGGGCAAAATGTCATTTATGATTTGCGCAAACATTTATTTACACATGTACAGTCCTTATCCCACCGATTCTTTGACCAGCGCTCAGCCGGGTCTATTCTTGTGAGGATAATGAATGACATTAACTCCTTGCAGGAGTTGTTTACAAACGGGGTTATCAATCTATTAACGGATTTTCTCTTATTGATTGCCACTATTTTTATTTTGTTTTCAATCAATGCGAAACTTACGATTGCCATCATGGTCATCCTGCCGATCATGTTTTTCATCTCTACAAACTTGCGCAAAAAAATCCGCCTGTCTTGGCAGCAGGTGCGTTTAATCCAGTCAAAGATAAACTCACATTTAAATGAAAGTATTCAAGGCATTCGTGTTACACAGACATTTACACAGGAATCAGAAAACAACCAATTCTTTAAGGAGATGAACAAGGATAACTTCGAAACATGGCAGCAGGCGGTCCGAAAAAATGCCATGTTTGGCCCATTTGTTGAAATAACAAATGCTATCGGAACAGCTATACTCATCTGGTATGGGGCGGTTCTTATCATGAATGGGGAATGTACCATTGGAGAATTTGTCTCCTTTGCCTTTTATTTAGGAATGTTCTGGGAGCCAATTTCCAGGCTGGGTCAGTTGTATAACCAACTTTTGATTGGAATGGCGTCATCGGAGCGGATATTTGAATTCTTAGATGAACGGCCTTTGGTGGCAGAGGCAGCTAAACCATTGGTGCTTCCTTCCATCCAAGGAAATATTGATTTTGAGGATGTAGAGTTCTCCTATAATTCTGACCGAAAAGCGTTAAACGGCGTTTCTTTTTCTATCAAAGCAGGTGAGACAGCAGCACTTGTTGGGCACACGGGCTCTGGGAAGACGACCATTGCGAATTTAGTCAGCCGATTTTATGATGCGACTGCAGGTGTGGTCAAGATTGATAACCATCCGATTCAAGAACTGTCTATTGCAAATCTCCGTTCACAAATTAGTGTGGTCCTGCAGGATACATTTATCTTTTCAGGGACTATTATGGAAAACATTCGGTTTGGGAATCCACGGGCGAGTGATGAAGAAGTAATTGCCGCAGCACAAGCGGTAGGGGCAGACACATTCATTACTAAGCTTTCCAATGGCTATCAAACAGAGGTGGAAGAGCGGGGGAATGTTCTGTCTGTTGGAGAACGGCAGCTGCTCTCCTTCGCGAGGGCACTCTTAGCTTATCCAAAAATTCTAATCCTTGATGAAGCAACTGCTAGTATTGATACAGAGACCGAAGTTAAGATACAAAATGCACTAAGGACTTTGTTAAAAGGAAGAACAGCGATTATGATTGCACACAGGCTCTCAACCATTAGGGAGGCAGACAAGATTATTGTCCTAGACCATGGGGAAATTCTGGAGCAGGGGAATCATGAGCAATTAATGGAGAAGCAAGGGGTTTACTATGAATTGGTAAGGGCGCAATACAAGATGTAA
- a CDS encoding CoA transferase subunit B — protein sequence MSDTRLTIVKRAVQEIKDGMNVNLGIGMPTLVANEIPQDFNVLLQSENGLLGIGPYPIDGQEDPDLINAGKETITTVPGSSFFDSAESFAMIRGGHIDLAILGGMEVSENGDLANWMIPGKMVKGMGGAMDLVNGAKRVVVIMEHVNKHGESKIKRECTLPLTGKQVVHRLITDLAVFDFTPEGMVLIETASGVSVEEVKQKTEATFIVSELLTEVQ from the coding sequence ATGAGTGACACTCGTTTAACAATTGTAAAAAGAGCGGTGCAGGAAATTAAGGATGGAATGAATGTTAACCTTGGAATCGGAATGCCGACACTTGTAGCAAATGAGATTCCTCAGGATTTCAACGTATTATTACAGTCAGAAAATGGACTGCTAGGTATTGGTCCTTACCCGATAGATGGTCAGGAAGATCCTGATTTGATTAATGCAGGAAAAGAAACGATTACAACCGTTCCGGGATCTTCTTTTTTTGATAGTGCTGAATCCTTTGCGATGATTCGCGGCGGCCATATTGATCTTGCCATCCTTGGCGGCATGGAAGTGTCCGAAAACGGCGACCTGGCTAACTGGATGATTCCAGGAAAGATGGTCAAAGGAATGGGCGGGGCGATGGATCTTGTTAATGGAGCCAAACGGGTGGTTGTTATAATGGAGCACGTCAATAAACACGGTGAATCGAAAATTAAGAGAGAATGCACTCTTCCACTAACCGGAAAACAAGTGGTACATCGCCTCATTACCGATCTTGCCGTCTTTGACTTTACACCAGAAGGTATGGTCCTTATTGAGACAGCTAGTGGAGTTAGTGTCGAGGAAGTAAAACAAAAAACGGAAGCCACATTCATAGTTTCAGAACTACTTACAGAAGTACAATAG